A genomic segment from Modestobacter roseus encodes:
- the ppsA gene encoding phosphoenolpyruvate synthase, with protein MTMSTDTDNVRWFADLGLGDLEVVGGKNASLGEMISHLADAGVRVPDGFATTAAAYQRFLGDTGLAARIAERLRSLDTDDVRALSAAGAEIRRAVVEQPFPPALEADIRAAYAQLAGDDAEAGGGEASFAVRSSATAEDLPDASFAGQQETFLNVRGIDAVLQAVREVYASLYNDRAIAYRVHHGFDHEAVSLSAGVQRMVRSDVGASGVLFTMDTESGFDDAVFITSAYGLGEGVVQGAVNPDEFYVYKPALRAGRAAVLKRGVGEKATKMVYTQHAEVGRTTEFVDVDPADRRQLSLTDDEVLELARHALRIEEHYGRPMDIEWGKDGRTGELFILQARPETVQSRAGSTTARYRLTGTGEVLVEGRAIGQKIGAGAVRVLSDIDQMDSFAPGDVLVADMTDPDWEPIMKRASAIVTDRGGRTCHAAIIARELGIPAVVGTGTATRTLHDGDPVTVSCAEGDTGLVYAGEVDFEVAETELDAMPEIPTKIMMNVGTPEQAFAFSRLPHAGVGLARLEFIINRQIGIHPRALLELDTLDAPLRREIEQRIAAYPSPRDFFVQRVAEGVSMIAAAFAPEPVIVRMSDFKSNEYANLLGGEAYEPHEENPMLGYRGASRYLSADFADCFAMECEALRYVRDEMGLTNVKIMIPFVRTVAEIEGVVRLLGEHGLRRGENDLSVVMMCELPSNALLADQFLDHVDGFSIGSNDMTQLVLGLDRDSSLVAGSFDERNPAVLAVLEMAITACLERGKYVGICGQGPSDHPDLAEWLVAQGIESMSLNPDTVVDTWLHLAKTTATTARG; from the coding sequence ATGACCATGAGCACCGACACCGACAACGTCCGCTGGTTCGCCGACCTGGGGCTGGGTGACCTGGAGGTCGTGGGCGGGAAGAACGCCTCGCTCGGGGAGATGATCTCCCACCTCGCCGACGCCGGGGTCCGGGTGCCCGACGGCTTCGCCACCACGGCGGCGGCCTACCAGCGCTTCCTCGGCGACACCGGGCTGGCCGCCCGGATCGCCGAGCGGCTGCGCTCGCTGGACACCGACGACGTCCGGGCGCTGTCCGCGGCCGGCGCCGAGATCCGCCGGGCGGTGGTCGAGCAGCCGTTCCCGCCGGCGCTGGAGGCCGACATCCGCGCGGCCTACGCCCAGCTCGCCGGGGACGACGCCGAGGCTGGTGGGGGTGAGGCCTCGTTCGCGGTCCGGTCGTCGGCCACGGCCGAGGACCTGCCCGACGCCTCCTTCGCCGGCCAGCAGGAGACCTTCCTCAACGTGCGTGGGATCGACGCGGTGCTGCAGGCGGTGCGGGAGGTCTACGCCTCGCTGTACAACGACCGGGCCATCGCCTACCGGGTGCACCACGGCTTCGACCACGAGGCGGTGTCGCTGTCGGCGGGCGTGCAGCGGATGGTGCGCTCGGACGTCGGCGCGTCCGGCGTGCTGTTCACCATGGACACCGAGTCGGGCTTCGACGACGCCGTCTTCATCACCTCGGCCTACGGGCTGGGCGAGGGTGTCGTGCAGGGGGCGGTGAACCCCGACGAGTTCTACGTCTACAAGCCGGCGCTGCGGGCCGGACGCGCGGCGGTGCTCAAGCGCGGGGTGGGGGAGAAGGCCACCAAGATGGTCTACACCCAGCACGCGGAGGTGGGCCGGACGACGGAGTTCGTCGACGTCGACCCCGCCGACCGCCGGCAGTTGTCGCTCACCGACGACGAGGTGCTCGAACTGGCCCGCCACGCGCTCAGGATCGAGGAGCACTACGGCCGGCCGATGGACATCGAGTGGGGCAAGGACGGCCGGACCGGGGAGCTGTTCATCCTGCAGGCGCGCCCGGAGACGGTGCAGTCCCGCGCCGGGAGCACCACCGCCCGCTACCGGCTCACCGGCACCGGGGAGGTGCTGGTCGAGGGCCGGGCGATCGGGCAGAAGATCGGCGCGGGCGCGGTCCGGGTGCTCAGCGACATCGACCAGATGGACTCCTTCGCCCCCGGCGACGTGCTGGTCGCGGACATGACCGACCCGGACTGGGAACCGATCATGAAGCGCGCCTCGGCGATCGTGACCGACCGCGGTGGCCGCACCTGCCACGCGGCGATCATCGCCCGCGAGCTCGGCATCCCCGCCGTCGTCGGCACCGGCACCGCCACCCGCACGCTGCACGACGGCGACCCGGTGACCGTCTCCTGCGCCGAGGGTGACACCGGCCTGGTCTACGCCGGTGAGGTGGACTTCGAGGTCGCCGAGACCGAGCTCGACGCGATGCCGGAGATCCCCACCAAGATCATGATGAACGTGGGCACGCCGGAGCAGGCGTTCGCCTTCTCCCGGCTGCCGCACGCCGGCGTGGGGCTGGCCCGGCTGGAGTTCATCATCAACCGGCAGATCGGCATCCACCCCCGCGCGCTGCTGGAGCTGGACACCCTCGACGCCCCGCTGCGGCGGGAGATCGAGCAGCGGATCGCCGCCTACCCCTCACCCCGCGACTTCTTCGTGCAGCGGGTCGCCGAGGGCGTGTCGATGATCGCCGCGGCGTTCGCGCCGGAGCCGGTGATCGTGCGGATGAGCGACTTCAAGTCCAACGAGTACGCCAACCTGCTCGGCGGGGAGGCCTACGAGCCGCACGAGGAGAACCCGATGCTGGGCTACCGCGGGGCGTCGCGGTACCTGTCGGCGGACTTCGCCGACTGCTTCGCCATGGAGTGCGAGGCGCTGCGGTACGTCCGGGACGAGATGGGGCTGACCAACGTCAAGATCATGATCCCGTTCGTCCGGACCGTGGCCGAGATTGAGGGGGTGGTGCGCCTGCTCGGCGAGCACGGCCTGCGCCGCGGGGAGAACGACCTGTCGGTGGTGATGATGTGCGAGCTGCCGTCCAACGCCCTGCTGGCCGACCAGTTCCTCGACCACGTCGACGGGTTCTCCATCGGCTCCAACGACATGACCCAGCTGGTCCTCGGCCTGGACCGCGACTCCAGCCTGGTGGCCGGCAGCTTCGACGAACGCAACCCCGCCGTCCTCGCCGTGCTGGAGATGGCGATCACGGCCTGCCTGGAGCGGGGCAAGTACGTCGGCATCTGCGGGCAGGGCCCCAGTGACCACCCCGACCTCGCCGAGTGGCTCGTCGCGCAGGGCATCGAGTCGATGTCGCTGAACCCGGACACCGTCGTCGACACCTGGCTGCACCTGGCGAAGACCACGGCGACGACCGCGCGCGGCTGA
- a CDS encoding pyruvate, water dikinase regulatory protein, producing MTPDPAGVVAASCVDPDAVVPVFFLSDSTGISAETMGNALLIQFPDVHFERTLIPFISTVEMAREVVAQLDEAMAGPVPPLVFTTAAVDEVREELLKTRAPIIDFFGLHMSLVEEQLGARGLREARRLHGVGDVRRYNDRMAAIEFAIEHDDGLSPRGLDRADVVLLAPSRCGKTPTAMYLALQHGLFVANYPLVDEDLETTDLPGPVRDLRDRCFGLTTTVARLSRVRQERRPDSRYASEDQCRFELRRATAMYETHALPTVDTSAASVEEIAAVVIQTLARQRRSAGRTSARDPRRRGTA from the coding sequence GTGACGCCTGATCCGGCCGGTGTGGTCGCCGCGTCCTGCGTCGACCCGGACGCCGTCGTGCCGGTGTTCTTCCTGTCCGACAGCACCGGGATCAGCGCCGAGACGATGGGCAACGCGCTGCTCATCCAGTTCCCCGACGTGCACTTCGAGCGCACCCTGATCCCGTTCATCTCCACCGTCGAGATGGCCCGCGAGGTCGTCGCCCAGCTCGACGAGGCGATGGCCGGGCCGGTGCCGCCGCTGGTGTTCACCACCGCGGCCGTCGACGAGGTGCGCGAGGAGCTGCTGAAGACCCGGGCCCCGATCATCGACTTCTTCGGCCTGCACATGAGCCTGGTCGAGGAGCAGCTGGGCGCGCGCGGGCTGCGAGAGGCCCGGCGGCTGCACGGCGTCGGCGACGTCCGGCGGTACAACGACCGGATGGCGGCGATCGAGTTCGCCATCGAGCACGACGACGGCCTCAGCCCGCGCGGGCTGGACCGGGCCGACGTCGTCCTGCTGGCGCCCTCCCGCTGCGGCAAGACCCCGACCGCGATGTACCTGGCCCTGCAGCACGGCCTGTTCGTCGCCAACTACCCGCTGGTCGACGAGGACCTGGAGACCACCGACCTCCCCGGCCCGGTCCGCGACCTGCGCGACCGCTGCTTCGGGCTGACCACCACGGTCGCCCGGCTCAGCCGGGTCCGGCAGGAGCGGCGCCCGGACTCGCGGTACGCCTCGGAGGACCAGTGCCGGTTCGAGCTGCGCCGGGCGACGGCGATGTACGAGACGCACGCGCTGCCCACGGTGGACACCTCCGCGGCCTCGGTCGAGGAGATCGCCGCCGTGGTGATCCAGACGCTGGCCCGGCAACGGCGTTCCGCCGGCCGCACCTCCGCCCGAGACCCCCGACGACGAGGGACCGCCTGA
- a CDS encoding alpha/beta fold hydrolase — MSAADLDRFVDLPAGPRLCFRVDGADEAVPLLLIAGLGIDLTSWPQRMVDGFTARGFRVVRFDNRDIGRSSRVDAPPPGRLRQLLARPRPGAYDLGDMAADTHGLLDHLGIDRVHLVGMSMGGMIAQTLAARHPDRVASLTSIFSTTGDRRVGQPARSTLLRLAKAPARTVEESVERHVGLLRHIGSPEFAPDDDLERAWALGLWERGGGARARAGVPRQISAIQASGDRTAECGRITAPTLVVHGSADRMVHPTGGRATAAAIPGSRHVEITGMGHHLAPGVVDRLVDLTTDLAQGTGLAPGRTGAPR; from the coding sequence GTGAGCGCCGCGGACCTCGACCGGTTCGTCGACCTGCCGGCCGGCCCGCGGCTCTGCTTCCGGGTCGACGGGGCGGACGAGGCCGTCCCGCTGCTGCTGATCGCGGGCCTGGGCATCGACCTGACCTCCTGGCCGCAGCGGATGGTCGACGGCTTCACCGCCCGCGGGTTCCGGGTCGTCCGGTTCGACAACCGGGACATCGGCCGGTCCAGCCGGGTCGACGCCCCGCCCCCGGGCCGGCTCCGCCAGCTGCTCGCCCGGCCCCGGCCCGGCGCCTACGACCTCGGCGACATGGCCGCGGACACCCACGGGCTGCTCGACCACCTGGGCATCGACCGGGTGCACCTGGTGGGCATGTCGATGGGCGGGATGATCGCCCAGACGCTCGCCGCGCGGCACCCGGACCGGGTCGCCAGCCTCACCTCGATCTTCTCCACCACCGGCGACCGGCGGGTCGGCCAGCCGGCCCGGTCGACGCTGCTGCGCCTGGCCAAGGCCCCGGCGCGCACCGTCGAGGAGTCGGTGGAACGGCACGTCGGGCTGCTCCGGCACATCGGCTCCCCCGAGTTCGCCCCCGACGACGACCTGGAGCGCGCCTGGGCGCTGGGGCTGTGGGAACGGGGTGGCGGCGCCCGCGCCCGGGCGGGCGTGCCCCGCCAGATCAGCGCCATCCAGGCCTCCGGCGACCGGACCGCGGAGTGCGGCCGGATCACCGCACCCACCCTGGTGGTGCACGGCTCGGCCGACCGGATGGTGCACCCGACCGGCGGCCGGGCCACCGCCGCGGCGATCCCCGGCTCACGGCACGTGGAGATCACCGGCATGGGCCACCACCTGGCCCCCGGGGTCGTCGACCGGCTCGTCGACCTCACCACCGACCTCGCCCAGGGCACCGGCCTCGCGCCGGGCCGGACAGGAGCACCCCGATGA
- a CDS encoding flavin-containing monooxygenase, translating into MTTPTTVEHLDVLIVGAGISGIGAAWYLQRDHPQRTFALLEARGATGGTWDLFRYPGVRSDSDLHTFGYEFAPWREPRSIAGADRILAYLRGTAAEHGIDRQVRFHSRVVTAAWSSEQARWTVEVEHPGTGERTTLTCGWLFCAGGYYRYDEGFTPHFEGRERFGGQLVHPQHWPEDLDTTGKRVVVIGSGATAVTLVPALAETAASVTMLQRTPSYVMPVPAEDKLANRLRRVLGEERAHPLIRRTNIAKGRLVWQFCQRHPERARKLIRWVNARQLPEGYPVDEHFNPPYGPWDQRLCAVPDGDLFRAIREGRAEVVTDRIDTFTETGVRLASGRELPADVVVTATGLNLQAFGGIALTVDGHPVHLADTVVYKGMMLSGVPNFAFAVGYTNSSWTLKIGLLCEHFTRLLAHLDAHGYASCRPEPADPEMPTRPFLDFAAGYVQRSVDQLPRQGDRMPWLTSMDYRADRTLLRADSVVDPELLFTRAGDAERAAA; encoded by the coding sequence ATGACCACCCCGACCACGGTCGAGCACCTCGACGTCCTGATCGTGGGCGCCGGCATCTCCGGCATCGGCGCCGCCTGGTACCTGCAGCGCGACCACCCGCAGCGCACCTTCGCGCTGCTGGAGGCCCGGGGCGCGACCGGCGGCACCTGGGACCTGTTCCGCTACCCGGGCGTCCGCTCGGACTCCGACCTGCACACCTTCGGCTACGAGTTCGCCCCCTGGCGCGAGCCGCGGTCGATCGCCGGCGCGGACCGGATCCTCGCCTACCTGCGCGGCACCGCCGCCGAGCACGGCATCGACCGGCAGGTGCGGTTCCACTCCCGCGTCGTCACCGCGGCCTGGTCGTCGGAGCAGGCCCGGTGGACCGTCGAGGTCGAGCACCCCGGCACCGGCGAGCGGACCACGCTGACCTGCGGCTGGCTGTTCTGCGCCGGCGGCTACTACCGCTACGACGAGGGCTTCACCCCGCACTTCGAGGGGCGCGAGCGGTTCGGCGGCCAGCTCGTGCACCCGCAGCACTGGCCCGAGGACCTGGACACCACGGGCAAGCGCGTCGTCGTCATCGGCAGCGGGGCCACCGCGGTCACCCTCGTCCCGGCGCTGGCCGAGACGGCGGCGTCCGTCACCATGCTGCAGCGCACGCCCAGCTACGTCATGCCGGTCCCGGCCGAGGACAAGCTGGCCAACCGGCTGCGCCGGGTGCTGGGCGAGGAGCGCGCCCACCCGCTCATCCGCCGCACGAACATCGCCAAGGGCCGGCTGGTCTGGCAGTTCTGCCAGCGGCACCCGGAGCGGGCCCGGAAGCTCATCCGCTGGGTCAACGCCAGGCAGCTCCCCGAGGGCTATCCGGTCGACGAGCACTTCAACCCGCCGTACGGGCCGTGGGACCAGCGGCTGTGCGCCGTCCCGGACGGCGACCTGTTCCGCGCCATCCGGGAGGGGCGGGCCGAGGTCGTCACCGACCGGATCGACACCTTCACCGAGACCGGCGTCCGGCTGGCCTCGGGCCGCGAGCTCCCCGCCGACGTCGTCGTCACCGCGACCGGGCTGAACCTGCAGGCGTTCGGCGGGATCGCGCTGACCGTCGACGGCCACCCCGTGCACCTGGCCGACACCGTCGTCTACAAGGGCATGATGCTCTCCGGCGTGCCCAACTTCGCCTTCGCGGTCGGCTACACCAACAGCTCGTGGACGCTGAAGATCGGGCTGCTCTGCGAGCACTTCACCCGGCTGCTCGCCCACCTGGACGCGCACGGGTACGCCAGCTGCCGGCCCGAGCCCGCCGACCCGGAGATGCCCACCCGGCCGTTCCTGGACTTCGCGGCCGGCTACGTGCAGCGGTCGGTCGACCAGCTGCCCCGGCAGGGCGACCGGATGCCCTGGCTGACCTCGATGGACTACCGGGCCGACCGCACGCTGCTCCGGGCCGACAGCGTCGTCGACCCGGAGCTCCTCTTCACCCGCGCCGGCGACGCCGAACGGGCAGCCGCGTGA
- a CDS encoding PucR family transcriptional regulator, translating into MSTDWSVPSPAVRELFRRGAEIALDPRADWVTELHDAALSGPGMRPVADDPVLADGARRANLANLLHWAATNVQRPGERVPVQLGPEVLDGARDLVRRGLDHRGLDAYRTAQAVAWRRWMAICFQLTADTAELRELLDVSARSITTFIDDTVAAVSARMAAERAELTRGAHAERRATVSLLLEGAPLTRARAEAQLGYELTGPHTAVIVWRTAGEAGPDQLEAAAEATMRASGAARRLTVVAGAAALWVWLPVGRAPDVAAVTAGLAGSPDVRVAVGRPGADVDGFRRSHLDAATTQQMLARLTSPQQVARYADVQLVALLTSDPVRVEEFLTDTLGGLAAADADTRDTVLAYVRELGNASRTAARLFTHRNTVLRRLARADTLLPRPLAEDAVAVAAALEVLRWRGART; encoded by the coding sequence GTGAGCACCGACTGGTCCGTTCCCTCCCCGGCCGTCCGCGAGCTGTTCCGGCGCGGGGCCGAGATCGCGCTGGACCCGCGGGCCGACTGGGTCACCGAGCTGCACGACGCGGCGTTGAGCGGCCCGGGCATGCGGCCGGTCGCCGACGACCCGGTGCTCGCCGACGGCGCCCGCCGGGCGAACCTCGCCAACCTGCTGCACTGGGCGGCCACCAACGTGCAGCGGCCCGGCGAGCGCGTGCCGGTGCAGCTCGGCCCGGAGGTGCTCGACGGCGCCCGGGACCTGGTGCGGCGCGGGCTGGACCACCGTGGTCTGGACGCCTACCGCACCGCGCAGGCGGTGGCCTGGCGCCGGTGGATGGCGATCTGCTTCCAGCTGACGGCCGACACCGCGGAGCTGCGCGAGCTGCTCGACGTCTCGGCCCGCTCCATCACCACGTTCATCGACGACACCGTGGCCGCGGTCTCGGCCCGGATGGCCGCCGAGCGCGCCGAGCTGACCCGTGGTGCGCACGCCGAGCGCCGGGCCACGGTGTCGCTGCTGCTGGAGGGGGCGCCGCTGACCCGGGCCCGGGCCGAGGCGCAGCTGGGCTACGAGCTCACCGGGCCGCACACCGCCGTCATCGTGTGGCGGACCGCCGGGGAGGCGGGCCCGGACCAGCTGGAGGCGGCGGCGGAGGCGACGATGCGGGCCAGCGGCGCCGCCCGGCGGCTGACGGTGGTCGCCGGTGCGGCGGCGCTGTGGGTGTGGCTCCCGGTCGGCCGGGCCCCCGACGTGGCGGCGGTGACCGCGGGGCTGGCCGGGTCACCCGACGTCCGGGTGGCCGTGGGGCGGCCGGGTGCCGACGTCGACGGCTTCCGCCGCAGCCACCTGGACGCGGCGACCACCCAGCAGATGCTGGCCCGGCTCACCTCACCGCAGCAGGTCGCCCGGTACGCCGACGTCCAGCTGGTCGCGCTGCTCACCAGCGACCCGGTCCGGGTCGAGGAGTTCCTCACCGACACCCTCGGCGGGCTGGCCGCGGCGGACGCCGACACCCGCGACACGGTGCTGGCCTACGTGCGGGAGCTGGGCAACGCCTCCCGGACGGCGGCGCGGCTGTTCACCCACCGCAACACCGTGCTCCGCCGGCTGGCCCGCGCCGACACGCTGCTGCCCCGCCCGCTGGCCGAGGACGCCGTCGCCGTCGCGGCCGCGCTCGAGGTGCTCCGCTGGCGCGGCGCGCGCACCTGA
- a CDS encoding LacI family DNA-binding transcriptional regulator, with the protein MTALAEPPRGGRRPTVEDVARCAGVSRQTVSRVLNGSGTVAPATRRRVAAVMAELAYEPDPAAQEMGRRRTAAGRAGQGGTRAAPAREVGNGSTATVVASLEASGVPVVVVPATAVESELARALAACREHPGLVVVIG; encoded by the coding sequence ATGACGGCCCTGGCCGAGCCGCCCCGGGGTGGCCGGCGGCCGACGGTGGAGGACGTCGCGCGGTGTGCCGGGGTGTCCCGTCAGACGGTCTCCCGGGTGCTGAACGGGAGCGGCACGGTGGCGCCGGCGACCCGGCGGCGGGTTGCCGCGGTGATGGCCGAGCTGGCGTACGAGCCGGACCCGGCCGCCCAGGAGATGGGGCGCCGCCGCACCGCCGCAGGCCGCGCCGGGCAGGGCGGGACGAGAGCTGCACCGGCGAGGGAGGTCGGTAACGGGTCCACCGCGACGGTCGTCGCCTCGCTGGAGGCCTCCGGTGTGCCGGTGGTGGTCGTGCCGGCCACGGCGGTCGAGTCCGAACTGGCGCGCGCGCTCGCCGCCTGCCGGGAGCACCCGGGTCTCGTCGTCGTCATCGGTTGA
- a CDS encoding SDR family NAD(P)-dependent oxidoreductase, which produces MSSVSGSVSGKVAVVTGAGSGIGRQLAFELARRGARLAVSDVDEARAGETADRVRALGAQVHRARLDVADRAAVLAYADAVAGHFGVVHQVYNNAGVAGGTTVLDSDWADYDRIWGINLFGVLHGTKAFLPHLIASGDGHVVNVSSLNGIMAQASINAYSASKFAVRGFTEALRTEMLLAGHPVQVTVVHPGGVRTNIATAAFEHSRGVGAVTAADEARMRTYNEKLLRMPPEQAARIIVTGVEAGRPRVLVGNDAKLVDLLVRLVPASYPRLAARLQRRAERG; this is translated from the coding sequence ATGAGCAGCGTCTCCGGCAGCGTTTCGGGAAAGGTCGCCGTCGTCACCGGCGCGGGCTCGGGCATCGGCCGCCAGCTGGCGTTCGAGCTGGCCCGGCGGGGGGCGCGGCTGGCGGTCTCCGACGTCGACGAGGCGCGCGCGGGCGAGACCGCCGACCGGGTCCGGGCGCTGGGCGCGCAGGTGCACCGGGCCCGGCTCGACGTCGCCGACCGCGCCGCGGTGCTGGCCTACGCCGACGCCGTGGCCGGGCACTTCGGCGTCGTCCACCAGGTCTACAACAACGCCGGGGTCGCCGGCGGCACGACGGTGCTGGACAGCGACTGGGCCGACTACGACCGCATCTGGGGCATCAACCTGTTCGGCGTGCTGCACGGCACCAAGGCGTTCCTGCCGCACCTGATCGCCTCCGGCGACGGGCACGTGGTGAACGTGTCCAGCCTCAACGGGATCATGGCGCAGGCCTCGATCAACGCCTACAGCGCGAGCAAGTTCGCCGTCCGCGGGTTCACCGAGGCGCTGCGCACCGAGATGCTGCTGGCCGGTCACCCGGTGCAGGTGACGGTGGTGCACCCCGGCGGGGTGCGCACGAACATCGCCACCGCTGCCTTCGAGCACTCCCGCGGCGTCGGCGCGGTGACCGCCGCCGACGAGGCCCGGATGCGCACCTACAACGAGAAGCTGCTGCGGATGCCACCCGAGCAGGCCGCCCGGATCATCGTGACCGGCGTCGAGGCGGGCCGGCCCCGGGTGCTGGTCGGCAACGACGCGAAGCTCGTCGACCTGCTGGTTCGACTGGTCCCCGCCTCGTACCCGCGGCTCGCCGCCCGGCTGCAGCGGCGCGCCGAACGCGGCTGA
- a CDS encoding glycoside hydrolase family 127 protein, with amino-acid sequence MTHHDTHTSSDRTAAQPVVPRRSTRRGAGLKELQLAGSGFWGRMQHANATATFQHCLDWMERLGWLANFDRVAEDATDGPRPGWQFSDSEVYKLMEALAWEHGRTGDPAPGELFEALSARVAAAQDEDGYLNTCFGHVGQAKRYSDLEEGHELYCTGHLLQAAVARLRTHGTDSFVEVARRAADHVCREFGPDARNAICGHPEIELGLAEFGRALGEPRYVAQAQLFVERRGDGLLTPIPLLSSAYFQDDVPVREADAWRGHAVRALYLAAAAVDVAVDTGDDELLDAVRRQWARSVERRTYVTGGMGSRHQDEGFGEDWELPADRAYCETCAGVASNMVSWRLFLATGDPAYADLMERTFYNVLATSPAEDGRAFFYANPLQQRVPASDVSADTANPRAEGGGRAPWFEVSCCPTNVARSLASWNGYALSVSGDAVELLQYAAGEAEVDLGNGVLGFRVETGYPVDGAVVVTVTRAPRRPVRLRLRVPGWADGATVEDGGGARPVAPGWAEVHRTFRPGDRVALALPVAPRFTWPDPRIDAVRGSVAVERGPVVLCLESVDLPDGASVEDVRVAAGALPRSSGDGAVVDAVLVRTPAAGPGGFGATYRSAPPELLPVRRVRLPLVPYHRWAQRGPSTMRVFLPFPS; translated from the coding sequence GTGACGCACCACGACACGCACACGTCCAGCGACCGGACCGCGGCGCAGCCGGTCGTGCCCCGGCGGTCGACCCGCCGCGGGGCCGGGCTGAAGGAACTGCAGCTGGCCGGCTCCGGCTTCTGGGGGCGGATGCAGCACGCCAACGCGACCGCCACCTTCCAGCACTGCCTGGACTGGATGGAACGGCTGGGCTGGCTGGCGAACTTCGACCGGGTCGCGGAGGACGCGACGGACGGGCCGCGACCGGGCTGGCAGTTCTCCGACTCCGAGGTCTACAAGCTCATGGAGGCCCTGGCCTGGGAGCACGGACGCACGGGCGACCCGGCCCCCGGCGAGTTGTTCGAGGCACTGTCCGCCCGGGTCGCTGCGGCGCAGGACGAGGACGGCTACCTGAACACCTGTTTCGGGCACGTCGGGCAGGCCAAGCGGTACAGCGACCTCGAGGAGGGGCACGAGCTCTACTGCACCGGACACCTCCTCCAGGCAGCCGTCGCTCGACTGCGCACGCACGGGACCGACTCCTTCGTGGAGGTCGCCCGGCGGGCAGCCGACCACGTGTGCCGGGAGTTCGGTCCCGATGCGCGCAACGCGATCTGCGGTCATCCCGAGATCGAGCTGGGGCTGGCCGAGTTCGGCCGAGCACTGGGGGAGCCCCGCTACGTGGCGCAGGCCCAGCTCTTCGTCGAGCGCCGCGGGGACGGGTTGCTCACGCCGATCCCGCTGCTGAGCTCGGCGTACTTCCAGGACGACGTCCCCGTCCGCGAGGCGGATGCGTGGCGCGGGCACGCCGTGCGCGCGCTGTACCTCGCGGCGGCAGCCGTCGACGTGGCGGTGGACACCGGCGACGACGAGCTGCTCGACGCCGTCCGGCGGCAGTGGGCGCGGTCGGTGGAGCGGCGTACCTACGTCACCGGCGGGATGGGCTCCCGGCACCAGGACGAGGGTTTCGGGGAGGACTGGGAGCTGCCGGCCGACCGCGCGTACTGCGAGACGTGCGCCGGCGTCGCCTCCAACATGGTCAGCTGGCGTCTGTTCCTGGCCACGGGTGACCCCGCGTACGCGGACCTGATGGAACGCACCTTCTACAACGTGCTGGCCACCTCGCCGGCCGAGGACGGGCGGGCCTTCTTCTACGCCAACCCGCTGCAGCAGCGCGTCCCGGCCAGCGACGTCAGCGCGGACACGGCGAACCCCCGGGCCGAGGGTGGCGGCCGGGCCCCCTGGTTCGAGGTCTCCTGCTGCCCGACCAATGTGGCCCGCTCGCTGGCGAGCTGGAACGGCTACGCCCTGTCGGTGAGCGGGGACGCCGTCGAGCTGCTTCAGTACGCCGCGGGGGAGGCCGAGGTCGACCTCGGCAACGGCGTGCTCGGCTTCCGGGTGGAGACCGGCTACCCGGTCGACGGCGCCGTCGTGGTCACCGTGACCCGGGCTCCTCGACGACCGGTGCGGCTGCGGCTGCGGGTCCCGGGCTGGGCGGACGGCGCGACGGTCGAAGACGGTGGCGGCGCCCGCCCGGTGGCTCCCGGGTGGGCGGAGGTGCACCGGACGTTCCGACCCGGGGACCGGGTGGCGCTGGCCCTGCCGGTGGCACCCCGGTTCACCTGGCCGGACCCGCGCATCGACGCCGTCCGGGGGAGCGTGGCGGTCGAACGCGGGCCGGTGGTGCTGTGCCTGGAGTCGGTCGACCTGCCCGACGGTGCGTCGGTCGAGGACGTCCGGGTCGCCGCAGGCGCTCTCCCGCGGAGCTCCGGCGACGGCGCCGTCGTCGACGCCGTGCTGGTGCGCACGCCGGCTGCGGGGCCTGGCGGCTTCGGTGCCACCTACCGTTCCGCGCCGCCCGAGCTCCTGCCGGTGCGGCGCGTCCGGCTCCCCCTGGTGCCCTACCACCGGTGGGCCCAGCGCGGGCCGAGCACGATGCGGGTCTTCCTCCCCTTCCCGTCGTGA
- a CDS encoding helix-turn-helix domain-containing protein — protein sequence MGQRPATQPPAPRAVAPFLTVAEVAGIMRVSKMTVYRLVHGGELAAVRVGRSFRVPEPAVRAYLAEARTDLD from the coding sequence ATGGGCCAGCGCCCGGCGACCCAGCCGCCGGCGCCGCGCGCGGTCGCCCCGTTCCTCACCGTCGCCGAGGTCGCCGGGATCATGCGGGTGTCGAAGATGACCGTCTACCGCCTCGTGCACGGCGGGGAGCTCGCCGCGGTGCGGGTCGGCCGGTCCTTCCGGGTGCCGGAGCCCGCCGTGCGGGCCTACCTCGCCGAGGCGCGCACCGACCTGGACTGA